The following are from one region of the Vanessa atalanta chromosome 5, ilVanAtal1.2, whole genome shotgun sequence genome:
- the LOC125064353 gene encoding larval cuticle protein LCP-30-like, with product MKAVLCVLVSIGLLNCIRADDDGRYHPELYGDKSVTYNPINNGRYDYRQRNNFGRSGLYYPNHAYQPLYSLKPYQQLSAPLETYNKVASTISSSTALPPVVRVTTVQPPNYVYAKHYGNEGYARIIEQDNDVNDNSYQYKYKTENGISAGESGIVDPSGAVGGTRVSGFYEYIGADGLTYRVDYTADENGFHPTGAHLPKL from the exons ATGAAGGCTGTCTTG tgtGTTCTTGTATCCATTGGCCTTCTAAATTGTATAAGGGCCGATGATGATGGTAGATATCACCCAGAACTGTATGGAGATAAATCGGTCACATACAATCCGATAAACAATGGAAGGTACGACTACAGACAGAGGAATAACTTTGGAAGGAGTGGCTTGTACTATCCCAATCATGCCTACCAGCCATTGTATTCGCTAAAACCGTATCAACAACTCTCTGCTCCATTAGAAACATACAACAAAGTTGCCAG CACCATATCTAGTTCGACAGCACTTCCGCCAGTCGTCCGGGTTACCACCGTTCAACCACCAAATTACGTGTATGCCAAACATTATGGTAATGAAGGCTATGCTAGAATTATTGAACAAGACAATGATGTAAATGATAACAGTTACCAATATAAATACAAGACCGAAAATGGGATAAGTGCTGGTGAGTCCGGAATTGTTGACCCTTCGGGTGCAGTGGGTGGAACTCGAGTGTCtggattttatgaatatattggaGCTGATGGCCTTACATACAGGGTAGACTATACTGCAGATGAAAATGGCTTCCATCCGACTGGGGCTCACTTGCCTAAGCTCTGA
- the LOC125064127 gene encoding uncharacterized protein LOC125064127, giving the protein MQLVGKFAFVLSIWAIVQCSPFDDGKYRHQTYDYYDDGKYYRPLTEGKYVPGDEGKYTYIYQEGVYPYDGTYKHLERGDSNDYIGYQIYAPRYPFLHSVIKALISKYVSPDSLGITDGILGSSSFNDFDKIKTENEVAVKCQAIDSEAKNTTEFVTQYPPYLNLKKGEKLGTFYNFKGSKVLSTVKNSLKNNLKLEYEVFVRIVEDVSQ; this is encoded by the exons ATGCAACTTGTGGGGAAATTC GCGTTCGTGTTATCAATATGGGCAATCGTTCAATGTTCACCATTCGACGATGGGAAATACAGACATCAAACGTACGACTATTACGACGATGGAAAATATTATAGACCTCTAACCGAAGGGAAATACGTTCCAGGAGATGAAGGCAAATACACCTACATTTACCAAGAAGGAGTGTACCCTTATGATGGTACATACAAACATTTAGAACGTGGAGACTCCAATGATTATATTGGTTATCAAATATACGCTCCGCGCTACCCCTTCCTACATAGCGTAATAAAAGCTCTAATTAGTAAGTATGTATCGCCGGACAGCCTCGGTATAACGGATGGTATACTTGGGAGCTCCAGTTTTAATGACTTTGATAAGATAAAGACTGAGAACGAAGTTGCTGTGAAGTGTCAAGCGATTGATTCAGAAGCCAAAAATACTACGGAATTTGTAACGCA aTATCCGCCGTACCTAAACCTAAAGAAGGGAGAAAAATTAGGAacgttttataactttaaaggCAGTAAAGTTTTAAGTACTGtgaaaaattcattaaaaaataatttaaaattagagtaCGAAGTTTTCGTTAGGATTGTTGAGGATGTGAGccagtga